From candidate division TA06 bacterium:
CCATACTCGCAATGACGGGGGCAATGACAATGGCTTTGCAAACAGCACACAAGCAATAAAATAGAGATTAACATATGGTTGTAACTATCAATCCCACCGCGGTTTCCATACTGCCGTTTCTGGTGTTCATCGTTCCGCTTATCTTTGGGGGCCTGATCTTCGCCCTGGGCCGTTATGGCAGGTTCTTCCGGCAGGGCCTGGCCCTGATCGGGATCTTCGCCACCCTGGCCATCTCGATCATGATGACCGGCCGGGTGCTGGGCGGCGAGGTGCTGACCTGGTGGAACAATAATTTCTACATCGATGGGCTGGCCACATTAATGGAACTGGCGGCCAGCGTGCTGGGAGCCATCGTGGTGGTCTACTCCATCTATTATTTTTCGGAGAAGACCGAGGCCGAGGAGGCCCACCCCTACACCAGCATGACCGGCTACTACGGACAGATCATGGTGTTTTTGGGCCTGATGAACTGGACCTGCGCCACCAACAACATCATCATGATATACGTCTCCCTGGAATTCACCACCCTGGCCACGGTGTTTCTGGTGACCTTCCACTGGAACAAGCAGGCGCTGGAGGCGGGTTACAAATATCTTCTTTTGGTAACGGTGGGAGTGATCTTCGCCCTGCTGGGCTCGGTCCTTTTATACGCCGCGGCCATTCCCTACCTGCCGGTGTCGCGGATACTGCTGCTGACAGAGCTGGGAACCATCGCTACCAAGATACCGACCAACATAGTGCTTTTAGCCTCGGCCTTATTAGTGGTAGGCTTCGGCACCAAGGCCGGGTTGGTGCCTTTCCACGCCTGGCTGCCGGACGCCCATGCCGAGGCCCCGGCCCCGGTATCGGCCCTGCTTTCGGGCATAGTCATCAAGGTGGGAGCCTACGCTCTGGCCCGCACCATCTCGGTTTTCGCCCCGCACTATGGCACCATCCCGCTGTTCATCGCCATCCTGTGCTCCATCTCCATGATCGTGGGAATGATGATGGCCATGATCCAGGACGACCTGAAGCGGATGCTGGCTTTCTCCTCGGTGGCCCAGATCGCCTACGTCATCGAGGGCCTGGGAATGGGCACTTACCTGGGCATTTACGGCGGCCTGATGCACCTTTTAAATCACTCCATCGTCAAGGGCCTGCTGTTCCTGTCCGTGGGTGCGCTGATCTACGCCACCGGCAAGCGCAAGGTGTCCGAGTTGTCAAAGATCAAATTAAACATGCCCATCACCGCCTTTTGCTTTTTCGTGGGCATCTTCGCCCTGTCCGGGATGCCTCCCTTCAACGGCTTCGTCTCCAAATTCACCCTGTTTTTGGCGGTGGGCCAGGCCAATCTTTTGTGGGCGGCCATCATCGGCATCATCACCTCGCTGTTCACTTTGGTCTGCTTCTTTAGGGCTGGTTACAAGATATTCTGGTCGCCGAAAGAGATTCATGCTGTTGGCGCGGAATCAACCACCGCCGCCGAGGTCCCGGCCGGAATGTGGGTGGGGATGGTGATCCTGGCCGCGGCGGCTATCGCGCTGGGAGTGTTCCCCCAGATTGTCCATCCGCTGATAGACAGCGCGACCAAGTGCATCTTGAGGATCCTCATTGGAGGCTAACTTAGGAACGGTTTGAAAGGTTTGAAACGTTTGAAAGGTTGGAAATGGTTGGAAGCGACATAGTAGCACGATTTTGAAATTCGTAGCACGAAATAAAAATCAAAACAATATATGCGGACAGATAAAATGAAAAAAACAACAGCAATACTCATAACGGCAGGCGTTTTGGCAGCGCTTGTATTTTCCGGCTGCAGGCCGGGCGGCCAGCAGATCAGGATAGGGGTGGCCGGGCCTTTGACACTCAAATAAAACAGTGGGGTAATATCATGACGCATCTGGAAACAAAGGAATACATCGTATCCGTGATCCGCGATGAGTTCAAAGAAAAAAACATCGCAATAAAAAAGATGATCCTTTTTGGAAGCCAGGCGCGGCAGAATGCCGGGCCCGACAGTGACTGGGACTTTTTGGTGGGCATCTCAGATGAATTGGGGTTTGTAGAGAAATCTAAAATATCAACCAGCATTCAAAGAAAACTGGCGATAAACCATCTCTCGGCCGATATCATCATCAAATCCGAAAGGAAAATGGATCAGGAGAGGAATAACGTCGGCTTCATAACTTATTACGCGCTCAAGGACGGAGTCCCGGCATGAATGAAGAAATCGTTAAATTGTGGATCCTAAAAGCGGATAACGATTTTAAAACCGGCAGGGATGAACTGGCCACGGAAAACCCGGCTACGGATACCATTTGCTTTCACATGCAATAGTGCGTGGAAAAACATCTTAAGGCATTTTTGGTTTTCAATGGCGTTGAGATCTCAAAAACCCACAATTTATCCCTTATTCTGCAGCAGTGCGTTGATGTTGACCCTGAGTTTGAAAATCTAAAATCGATCGGTGCGGATGAATTAACCCCCTATGCAGTCAATGCCCGATACCCGGATGATTTTTATATGCCGTCTCAGGAAGAAACTCAGAATGCCGTTCGGGTGGCGGAAGAAGTGAAGACCTTTGTCCTTGCAAAAATAAAACCATTAACATGAAATCGGGCGCATTAAAATGGAAAAAACAATTGCAATGTTTCTAACGGTCAGCGTTCTGATAACGCTTTTGGTAACCGGCTGCGGGCCGGGCGGCCAGCAGATCAAGATCGGCATTGCCGGCCCTTTAACCGGGGAGCAGGGCAAGGCCGGTCAGGACCTGCTACACGGGGTGCAACTGGCGGTCTCGGAGTGCAACGACCGAGGCGGGGTGCTGGGGAAAAGAGTGGTGATCATCGCCGGCGATGACCGGGCCGATGAGCGCGAGGCCCAGAACATCGCCCAGTGCCTGTGCGACCAGGGAGTGGCCGGAGTGATCGGGCATTACAACAGCCATTGCTCCATATCCAGCAGCCGGATCTACAACCAGAGGGGGATACCGCAGATCACGCCCTCGTCCACCAATCCCAAATTCACCGAGCAGGGCTTTGTCAACGTCTTCCGCACCTGCGGCCGCGACGACCAGCAGGGCAGGATAGCCGCCGACTACGCCTTCAACACTCTGAAGGTCAAGAAGGTGGCCGTCTTCTCTGACGGCACCACCTACGGACAGGGCCTGGTTGAGGAGTTCAAAAAGTCGATATTGCTGAACAACAAGCCTAAAAAGATAGAAGTAACGATAGTGGCCGAAGCCCGGATTCCGGTGATCACCGAAGGCAAGGCCCCGGACTACGGCCCGCTGCTGGATCCGCTGATCAGCTACCAGCCCGACCTGATATACTTCGGCGGCAGTTATCCCGAAGGGGCCAGGCTGATCCGGCAGGTCAAAGAACGCCGGCTGGCGGCGGCCTTCATGTCCGGCGACGCCATCGCCAGCTCAGAGCTGATCAAGCGGGGCGGGGCGGCCACCGAGGGGATCTATTTTACCTTCGGCCCGGCGGTGGAAGAGATGCCCCAGGCCGGCAGGTTCTACGGATCATTCAAGGCCCGCTACGGCGAGCTGGGACCCTACTCGGTTTATGCTTACGATGCCGCCAATGTGCTGCTGAAGAGCATCAAACTGGCCGGGACGACCAACGGGGATTCCCTGATCAAGGTGATCCATTCCGCCAAATTCGCCGGGGCCATGGGGGAACTGGAGTTTGACTCCGCGGGCGACATCAAAACCGCGCCCTATGTACTGTGGACGGTGAAGGGCGGGGAGTTCGGGCCGGTCAAGATGCAGAACGACAAAAAAGTCGAGTGATATTCCAGTAAAAACATGTGATATAATGGTGATGCGGTGGTGATACAATGGCAAGTAGCGAGAGAAAAAAGGTGATACAGGATTTCACCGATTTGGAAATATACCAACTGGCGCTTGATCTGGCGGAGTGGATTTATCAAATCACGGCGAATTTTCCCAAAGAGGAACAATATAATTTGGCTTCGCAAGTGCGTAGATCATCAAACTCGATTGGCGCCAATATTGCCGAGGGCTGGGGTAGGTATACCTATAAAGAACGGATTCATTTTTGCATCATTGCCCGTGGCTCATTGGCTGAAACCAAGCATCACATGATCTTCAGCCATAGGATGAAGTACAT
This genomic window contains:
- a CDS encoding oxidoreductase; translated protein: MVVTINPTAVSILPFLVFIVPLIFGGLIFALGRYGRFFRQGLALIGIFATLAISIMMTGRVLGGEVLTWWNNNFYIDGLATLMELAASVLGAIVVVYSIYYFSEKTEAEEAHPYTSMTGYYGQIMVFLGLMNWTCATNNIIMIYVSLEFTTLATVFLVTFHWNKQALEAGYKYLLLVTVGVIFALLGSVLLYAAAIPYLPVSRILLLTELGTIATKIPTNIVLLASALLVVGFGTKAGLVPFHAWLPDAHAEAPAPVSALLSGIVIKVGAYALARTISVFAPHYGTIPLFIAILCSISMIVGMMMAMIQDDLKRMLAFSSVAQIAYVIEGLGMGTYLGIYGGLMHLLNHSIVKGLLFLSVGALIYATGKRKVSELSKIKLNMPITAFCFFVGIFALSGMPPFNGFVSKFTLFLAVGQANLLWAAIIGIITSLFTLVCFFRAGYKIFWSPKEIHAVGAESTTAAEVPAGMWVGMVILAAAAIALGVFPQIVHPLIDSATKCILRILIGG
- a CDS encoding nucleotidyltransferase domain-containing protein yields the protein MTHLETKEYIVSVIRDEFKEKNIAIKKMILFGSQARQNAGPDSDWDFLVGISDELGFVEKSKISTSIQRKLAINHLSADIIIKSERKMDQERNNVGFITYYALKDGVPA
- a CDS encoding HEPN domain-containing protein; amino-acid sequence: MEKHLKAFLVFNGVEISKTHNLSLILQQCVDVDPEFENLKSIGADELTPYAVNARYPDDFYMPSQEETQNAVRVAEEVKTFVLAKIKPLT
- a CDS encoding branched-chain amino acid ABC transporter substrate-binding protein — encoded protein: MEKTIAMFLTVSVLITLLVTGCGPGGQQIKIGIAGPLTGEQGKAGQDLLHGVQLAVSECNDRGGVLGKRVVIIAGDDRADEREAQNIAQCLCDQGVAGVIGHYNSHCSISSSRIYNQRGIPQITPSSTNPKFTEQGFVNVFRTCGRDDQQGRIAADYAFNTLKVKKVAVFSDGTTYGQGLVEEFKKSILLNNKPKKIEVTIVAEARIPVITEGKAPDYGPLLDPLISYQPDLIYFGGSYPEGARLIRQVKERRLAAAFMSGDAIASSELIKRGGAATEGIYFTFGPAVEEMPQAGRFYGSFKARYGELGPYSVYAYDAANVLLKSIKLAGTTNGDSLIKVIHSAKFAGAMGELEFDSAGDIKTAPYVLWTVKGGEFGPVKMQNDKKVE
- a CDS encoding four helix bundle protein, translated to MASSERKKVIQDFTDLEIYQLALDLAEWIYQITANFPKEEQYNLASQVRRSSNSIGANIAEGWGRYTYKERIHFCIIARGSLAETKHHMIFSHRMKYITTETLDTHIAKHKNLSVKLNNYIASLHRLS